From the Pyxidicoccus trucidator genome, one window contains:
- a CDS encoding HNH endonuclease — MPLGFYHLIAGTGQGVSSLARGRFEQAARELAPAALMVALYAGGRSSRYLAEPAVTGRSVRRPQSFALDVQSLKAVVDRLEGHLGDNAIRELVRYIQSSRDAGMLVAEGGELAAAALYEAGGNVPKARLAWLSEARSQRAGAASKERGAETSPRGAPSTDAPIRNARLAGEKHPVTGVPFDADGYPDFRAAGVVKAEVKIPYTGSRAGDFAAANKAAGLRETPKGMTWHHHQDRTTMQLVPTDLHARTGHTGGFSGQP; from the coding sequence GGTTCGAGCAGGCGGCACGTGAGCTGGCGCCCGCGGCACTGATGGTGGCGCTGTATGCAGGCGGCAGGAGCTCACGCTACCTGGCGGAGCCCGCTGTCACCGGGCGGAGTGTGCGGCGACCCCAGAGCTTCGCGCTCGACGTGCAGAGCTTGAAGGCGGTCGTGGATCGGCTGGAGGGACATCTGGGGGACAACGCCATCCGCGAATTGGTGCGGTACATCCAGTCGAGCCGTGACGCAGGCATGCTCGTGGCGGAGGGTGGAGAGCTTGCCGCAGCGGCCCTCTACGAGGCCGGGGGCAATGTACCAAAGGCCCGGCTGGCCTGGCTGTCCGAGGCAAGGTCCCAGCGTGCGGGAGCCGCGTCGAAGGAGCGCGGCGCCGAGACCTCTCCAAGAGGAGCGCCTTCAACCGATGCTCCCATCCGGAATGCGCGCCTGGCCGGGGAGAAGCACCCGGTCACCGGAGTTCCCTTCGATGCCGACGGCTACCCCGACTTCAGGGCCGCGGGAGTCGTCAAGGCCGAGGTGAAGATTCCCTATACTGGTTCAAGGGCCGGGGATTTTGCCGCCGCGAACAAGGCGGCCGGTCTTCGAGAGACACCCAAGGGAATGACCTGGCATCACCACCAGGACCGGACGACCATGCAGCTCGTTCCTACCGACCTTCACGCCCGGACGGGGCATACCGGCGGTTTCTCGGGACAACCATGA
- a CDS encoding SMI1/KNR4 family protein, with the protein MQTTEGGPLLNEEELRGFEARYGITLSAPYRAFLLATNGGRPERDLFALNGLEENPLGRIHVFFGLKDPVVSCNLDWNLEVFRERIPAGFLPIATTEGADKVCLSVAGEEAGGVFYWDAHAREGSSSTYFLAADFGAFVSSLQSDELSPLMLKS; encoded by the coding sequence GTGCAGACAACCGAGGGTGGACCCCTCCTCAACGAGGAGGAGCTTCGTGGGTTCGAGGCGCGGTACGGCATCACGCTCTCCGCCCCCTATCGGGCCTTCTTGCTGGCCACCAATGGCGGACGACCTGAGCGGGACCTCTTCGCGCTCAACGGGCTGGAGGAAAACCCGTTGGGTCGAATCCATGTGTTCTTTGGACTGAAGGACCCTGTTGTGTCGTGCAACCTCGATTGGAACCTCGAGGTTTTCAGGGAGCGCATCCCCGCGGGATTCCTCCCAATCGCGACGACAGAAGGGGCAGACAAGGTCTGTCTGTCCGTTGCTGGAGAGGAGGCGGGAGGCGTTTTCTACTGGGACGCCCACGCTCGTGAAGGTTCGAGTAGCACCTACTTCCTGGCTGCCGACTTTGGTGCCTTCGTGTCGTCGCTCCAGTCCGATGAGCTGTCGCCTCTCATGCTCAAGTCCTGA